A window of Apium graveolens cultivar Ventura unplaced genomic scaffold, ASM990537v1 ctg1271, whole genome shotgun sequence genomic DNA:
TTACACCCACCTTTGTATCTCtgttgtttcttctccattttcttcatctctttcttctttttcttttcaatttttgATCTCTCTCCGTTTTTGTTACTCGCTCCGTTGAATTTgtaattctctctctctctctccggtttctcccccccctctctctctctccctctctctgtTTCTCCCTTTCTTTGTAAtatatattttacctcttttttTGTTTTAGATCCGATTTTAGTTGTTATTTAAGCTTTGTATGTTTGGTTACTTTTGATTATATTTTTTTGGTTGCATATTTATATGATATTTCTCTGATTTTGTGATTTTGTTGTTTTATTTGTTGTTATTTTTGACATAACATACTATATGCTGTGTTTAACTCTATGAATCATTGTTCATTGTGTTTTTAAAGTTTATAATTAGTTTTTTTTAGCTTCCTTTGTAGCCATGGTTAAAACTAGGTTGTCTCTTGCTGCCTCTGAAGCATCTCCTTCGCAATCGAGGTCAAAATTTAAATTGAGAGTAGAAAAAAAGAAGGGGAAAAAAGGGTTTCAGCCCCTGTTAAGAAGAAAAATATAAAATCCTTGCTACAAAAGGTCTTATTCCACCACCTACGGTacattttattattattttgtgatTGTCATGTTTTCATTCtatatgtatatattttattTGTTAATTTTTGTGCAACTTTTTGTGTTATTTTCCAATTTTTTGTTTAATTTGTAGGGTATGCAGTATGAGTTAAATGTTGAGTATAAGGGCGCGAAACTTGTTACTGCTAACAAATACGACTGAGTTGCGTACTATTCTTTCTGATGATCAACTTGTTGATTTTAGTGGTTCCTGCTTTGGGTATTTCTTGAATTTGCCTAACTTTAGACTTCAGAATCAACTTATTCACCATTTGTTAGTTAGGCAATTGGTTCAACCAAACAGTGATGAGATTTGGATAGGTGTAGCTGGTGTTACGTTGAAGTTTGGGATTTCAGAATTTGCTACTATTACTGGGCTTAGGTGCTTTGAGAATTCGGATAAAAAGAGTTGTGTTAAGGTGGATAACAGTTTCATAAGTAGTTTATTTGATGGCGTGAATCCAATTTTTAAAAGTTCTGTTAAGGAATTGTTTTTTCCTAAAAAATGGACCTGTAATGGAGATGCTGTAAAAATGGCTAAGTTGTATTTGCTGCATCATTTTCTTTTGATTTCTACGACAAATACCCAAATTCCTAAAGGTGATTTAGATTTACTGGATGCTAATAAATTTGATGAGTTTCCTTGGGGAAATGAGGTTTTTATTATGACTTTAGAGTCCCTTAAAAATGCTCCAAATATAAATTCGAAAGACAATTACTATAGGCTCTGTGATTTTTCATATGCTTTTCAGCTATTGTTTTATGAGTGTTGTCCTTATCTCAACGGAAAGTATTGTACTAATAGTGTTGCTAGAATTCCACGTTGCCTTAATTGGAGTAATGATTACTTGGGGAATTTTGAAGAATGTTCCAGACCATTGTCACTTGGATCAGATGAGGTATATTTATGTCTTTATATACTTACCTTTctcctttatttattattttttgcGATATAATTAATTTTTTCTTAATTCACAGTTGTAACTTAGACATTTGTCTCCAAGTTCAAGAGAGACTGAAGAGTTGCATTTGCATAATTTAGTTGTGCAAACTGATGTTCATGTTATCTTGAATGCAACTGCTGCTAACATTTCTGATGACGATTTTGTACAACCTGTTGCAAGACCTGTGAATCCTGTTTCTTCTTCATCAGACAAATCCGTGAAGAAAATGCAAAAGCAGCTAAAAAGACTTGAGGCTAGTCATAAGAAATTGTATTCTGAAGTTGATCAAGTTAAAGTTATTGTTGCTGAACAACGCTCGTACTTTGATTCTCAAATTTTAAAACTCCGTGCTCTTTTATTGAGTAAGGTATGTAGACATTTTTTATTTGCATATTTAGTTGCATTTTACTGTTCAATTATTGTAATATAGGTGCATATTTAATTTGATACGTGACTTTATATATATTTGTAATTTACAGGTTTGGGTAGATGATGACGACTGTGATCAAGATTCTATTGATGAAGATAATGATCCTTTTATATCAGAAGTTAATATTCGGAATGAGGTTGTTATTTGTTAGTTTTAAGTTGTTATTGTAGATTAATTGTTACTTATAGTTCgcttattttaaatttattttttattgtattttctttttttttcctacAGGTTCCTGTTGATAATGATGCTGGTGCTAAAGATACTCCAGCTGAAAAAATTGATATCCCTGTAGATGGAGTTAATGCTCAGAATGAGATTGACACTtcatttataaatttttattttatttttttgttatttGTAGATTGGAATAAATTTTAATTTACATTTGAAATTTAAAAACTAGGTTTCAGATAATGAAGTTGTTCGAGCAAGTAGTGGAAGAATTGATGGTTCTTTTTTTGAGAAATGTGATAAGGTCGAACATATAACGAATGACAGAAATGAAGTTTCACGTGACGATAAAATTGCTGACATTTCCATTGGTGTTGGGGTTGAAGGTGGTGTTGTGAATGAAATGCCTCCCAATACATTGAATGAAATTGAATTGGAGATGACAAAGTTTGATTATAGGTTCTCAGAAGCAAAAGTTAATCTGGGTGCTCCTATTAGCTATGTAGATGAAGTTAATGTTGCAGGGGAAGTTGCAAATGATGAGGCTGTTGATAAAAATGGAAGCAAATCTGAACAAGTTGCGAAAAATGTTGATTCTATTGTTGCAGAGTTGTCAGTAGTTGCAGATAAAGTTAAAGAAGATGTTGTTTCAGTTATTTCACATGTGCCAGGAGCTGAAGTTGAAGCTGTAACATTATGTAATATTCTGTCGCGTTCAGAATTGTCAGTAGTAGAACATGACAATGTTGATGATAAAATTCTTGAAGTTGCAAGAGAGGCTTTGGATAATGCCATATGTGATGAGGGGATGGATGATTTGGCAAGTTGTTTCAATAAATCTAGTCATGATGATATGAAAGATGCAGGAGTGGtaaatttatatattttcaaaGTTTTTCTTAGAATGTTTTAATTTTGGCTTGGCTTTTTATGTTATTCAGTTTTAATGAACTTTTGTATATTTTATGATTTATTGTTCTGTTTGTAGGCTGCATCTAAAGTTGTTGTGTTGCGGAATCCTAGTTTTACCACTCCTCTGCCTAAAAGACAGATTAGGTTTCCTGCCTTTCTGAGATCTCCATTTTTGCAACATTTTGGATCAAGCTCAAAGAAAATGGCTTGTAATTTGAAAGTTGAAAACAAGGTTTCAATTTTTCCATTTGATGAAGATATTGGGAAGCTTCCTGAGTTAGTGTTAAGTGCAGAGTATTATGAGTGGCTGGATACTAGACTGCTTGCGAATAATAGGTTTGAATTTTATTTACatatttatttttgtattttttgtTGTGTATTTAGTACTTATATATTTGTTTTTCATTTTTTGAAGTGTAAGTTTTTATCGCAAAAAAGATAATGAGATTACTCCTCCTTTTAAGTTGGGAGGGAAGTTTATTGGTGAGAAGATTTGGTTTCACGCCATTGAGTATGGCAATTTCAATCTTTCAAACTCTGTAAGTTTTACCATTTTTTTAAGTTTATTAATGTTGTATCGTCAATGTGCATtttaatgattattttaattctgtGTTTTATAGCATGTTGATGTTTTTATGTACTATCTGAGGAAGAAATTCAAGTATAATGCAAATTCTACGAAGATGATGACTACTACAGACACCAAGTTTCAGAAAATAATTCTATCACTTTATTATGATATTCCTGATTGTGACAATATTGATGAGTCAAAAATCCGTTCGAGAAAGGATATTCTAGATGTTATTAATGGATCTTCGCTGCCGTATGGTACTTCTTGGTCATATGTGGAGTCTGTATTGATACCACTATGGTTGCATGAACATAATCATTGGGTTATTGCTGTTTTGAATCTCGTCACGCGTGAATTTCGTGTGTGCAATACTTTTGAGAAAGATTCAGCTAAAGATTTCTACAAGCAAACTATGCTCCCTTTCTCTAAGTTGCTTCCTCACTTTCTTCTCCTTACTGATTTCTACTCAAGGAGTGACATTGATTTTACTGCTAATATGTATTCAGTTAAGGGAAGAACTGATTGTTTGACATCAATGTATACACGTCTTGCTTATTCTCAGTGCACAGAAATGTGAGTTTTTACTGAATACCTAAATTATATTGTATATTTGTTTGAATATTTTTGACTGCTTTGTTTTATTGTTTTCTATAtaactttttttttgttttttgcAGTGAAAGCGGAATGTATATGATATGTATTGCAGAGTACTTGGCTATGAAAATGAATTTTCCTAAAGATAGTTTTGATGTTGAAACTCATCGATCTAGACTTGGTTTTTTATTGTACTCGTATGCCATTGGAAAACAGGTTTATGAATATGACAGTGACACTGAATATATGGCTGATGTTAATGAAGATGCTGAGGATTATGTTCAAAATGTGAAACCGAAGAAAAGAAAGGCGTTAGGGAAGAAAAAGGTGGATAAGCGTGAGAAGAAAACTAAGGAAACGAAAGACTATATTGATATCTTGTAATTTAACATTTAATATTAGTACTCTGTTTATTTTGAGATTGTCGATTCTGAACTGGTGACGAACAAACTTGGCGAAATGTTCGTTTTGTATCGTATTGATCGATTTAATCAGTGTTACATTTGAAGTATCAATATTATGTTACATTTCTTGCACTTTAGATTATGTTTCACTAGtttttttttctttaaaatttgttatataattttaGAAAAGTCAATCTATAAGTAACAAAAAGGTTTCATAACAGGTTGCAAGATGTTATAAAacaaaatttttgaattttatgtTGCTTATGGGGTTGCATACCTGGATGCATAATATGTTTTAAATAGTGTTCTGTAACTTATATTTTGATGTTCTGGTTACATATTAAGTTTTATAATGGGTTTATAATAATTTTCAAATTGCATATAAAATCCCATATGTAGAGTATAATATGTTTGAAATGGACCCAGAACATATGAACTTTTGTATGAATCATACATTATCAAAATAATGCTTTTAAATCTAAAATTATCAAAACAATTGTTAAATTTAGGATATAAGGTTTAGATTAGATACATCAAGCCATGTTAGTAACATTTGATCAAGGTTTTTATCGATGTGAAGAAATTGTTTGATGCACAAGCTAGTAACAATATTTCTGTTATCAATCTTGAACGCATCAATGGCCGCAATAACccgtaatttttttttattttaagttGATATCATGGTTGTTTTTGTGATATTAAAATTGGCCCCGCAGGGGTACTCATTTTTATCCTCACTTGCAACTTATTTTGCAACTAAATGTAATTTCCAACACATTTTTTCAAATCTGCATTTGTGGTTGCATATATGGTTGCTAAAAGTTGCATATATGGTTGAAGTAGCTCTTTCTAGTTGTCTTGTAGATGATTTTAGTGTCATATATGTAGTTGAACcaaattttaattgttttaaCCATTAAGGGTTCATTAAACCCCTAAATGGGTTTTAGAAATATACGATGACCTTTAATAAACTTCGTAACGATTTAGGGCCTGTAGGCCCTAAACTCTAGAGCCTAAACCCTAATTAAAGCCCTAAATCCTAGGAACCGGTAATTTCATCCAAAAAATTgaccaaaaaattatttttttaaccaTTTAGGGTTCATTAATCCCCTAATTGGGTTTTAGAAAGATACGTTGACCTTTAATAAACTTCGTAACAGTTTAGGTTTTAGAGTTTAGGGCCTTTAGGCCCTAAATTCTAGAGCCTAAACCCtaattaaagctagggtttagGGCCAACCGGTAGTTTTATCCGAATATTTGACCAAAAAATTTATTGTTTTAACCATTTAGGGTTCATTAATCCCCTAATTGGGTTTTAGAAAGATATGATCAACTTTAAAGTAACAAGTACCAAAATGTTAATTTATCTTTTACAATATAAAACTAATATCTTTGGTTGCATAATTAGTTTCTTTATAAGTTGCAAAACTTAAACCAAGTAGTTTGTGATAAAGTGTTTGAGTTGTATTTTGTTCCATTTTCACATTTACTATAATATTTTTTCCTCAAATCATTGTTAATGTTAAATATATTATTTCAAAAGTAGTTGCAAAGTTTATTATTAGTTACATTAAAGGTTTTATAAAAGGTTTTTTAGATTAGGTTGCATAAACAGTTGCTATAAGAGTTGCTTTAAGAGTTACATATTTATGCATGTAAGGTTGCAAAAGATTATAAATGTAAACATATATCACAAGTCTATATTGAACTGTATTTTAATAATGACTTATGCTTTAAAAAATAtaatgttattcccagtggactaacaatgagatttacagaaggggggttgcatgtaaatctcaaaacgttttcaagttttgagcagtttctaaggctaagtgtttgagtgatcaaatgtgtgtgaattgcttgaagctgatacagacagatatatattcaaacacaaatgtaatgaacacaaagaacttaaaaaaaacttttctggtggatttgttgttccaccagagatgtgttatttcagaaaaatctgtgattcaaagaattaaatcacagctgcttcctagtacaaactagatgattttctcttttgatatttctaaacagctcaaggaaaattcatatctaattactagctgctacttggtttatatatatcaccaagtttacaagtgaagacaaactgtaaaatactattgaaaagattcttcacatgtttcttcttcatttctctatccaatgcaatctagagtaatctgtaaatctttgaatacttccttgtttgcatcagaatggaaatgctgcattttcttgattcctcctagaggcttccataTTCCAGTATGTCTatgtcaatccatgtgcctctgtcagcttatgaattgtcactatcaactgctaatgaactaagcatccgttgaagctttcatccgttgatgccttatccgttgaggttttatccgttgaagctttatccgttgatgcattatcagttgaagtctttatccgttaaagcacttatccgttgatggatattatccgttgaagcattgtttcttatccgttgaaggtcttcaatatccgttgacacttcttcacttatataaaattataaggcatgaaatatttacaattagccctcctatttgtacatccattagtagtcaacatgactgattatttcctaacaacatctaagaattacagcttgataccagagagtgaaatgtgctacaatactaaacttattgctaagtaaagctactccttcaacggatagccaagatggtcttatccgttgaggctacaaacactagatttctacttaagtgttttgcttcttatcatcaaactaatacacatattcctaacaatctccccctatttatgtctactagaactgtaggcataaatttgggtttagcttgatgataacaaaacacttaacaaatatataaactgtaccaaagtagaaattcaaaagtgctacaaaaatgtatatgctgagatggaattgaagaattacattgtttccaagggtgctcctttagcctgagcaaattactttcttttcctttgatccctggttttctttcctagcctcctgtcattctcctctatttgaagttgaagttgtctgtagaattcagcttcatcttcttctttgatatctaacttagattgcatatccttgagagtttcattactggcaatctttagctgatcttcaattctgaaaaatcttctgactcctttgttgtctctgaactccatcaactaatgaggtgatttatgaattgtaattcctctttcttgaatgagtaaagttctaggcaaggcatttggctccctccaagttttccttatgttggcaatcttgttgagaatctcagtcttggcagtcctggtaaagccataATCCTTCTGTATgactgagtagactctaatcaaggtagagtagccttcattcagaattctgtgaagaggccatattctttccccagctcctttgtatttgaacactagtctctcaggtagctgtctgtaggcagctattccccttacatcctctagctcatccagatagagttcaatatttgaaaattcttttatgtcacagatgtgaacataatcatctttagaggtttgaggtttaggcttaggcttctgtgtgaatttgattgaggctttagagggtgttgatttgattcttcttttctgcttctttgatggtggagaagaggttaggaaggtgggaaatttgatggtgtcccaatcaattggttcctccttgggaatgattgtttcaccatgaatattcatgAAGGGGCCAGGTACAATTGGTttaggaatagagggtagtggtttggatattgattgggtttcttcagtcttatctaccttctttctctttgcattgaccttctttcttttccctttctgccattcttccttacttctttcctccatctcagtaccaaccatgtcccccatagcttcatcttcacctttgtctttaatttctttttgttcttcagcctgacttgactttagctgtttggcttcttccttcaaccttttggtttcttccctcttggctattgagaatttgggatgtccttgcatcacacatatactctttccctctctgaagataatagccatgtttctccttacagcctcatccatggtctctttgagatatgcaatacttctacctaaaagcttgtcctcatcagcttttggaagaggaaaatccacctcttttagaggattctttgtagagtccttattggatctgttgttgggattgagaaccataggttgcagatctttggaagaagtttctccatccttatgcctccctactggcttgagttccataataattgattccacttttgtactatgcttcacagattgtgattgagaagttgtagaaccaaatattagttgcatcttttcatcaatcttcttcctttgctctttgacttgcaattcagctgctgctatctggattagatcaattccatctagctttcctttgacttgaatagttggagaagttgtgatgacaggaactagcacttgagaaatctgaactgttgtagatggctctccttccccttcccttttattctccccctttttgttatcatcaagggtaggggtcaagccttgtgcttgtgccagctgcatgagtagatttgtttgagtttgttgattctgaagaatggtgaccatagagtcttcaatgatttgaaccctatcttccagtctagccagcctcttgtcagcatcagatgctttcctcagtctcccaaacaaatcttgcatagtaccatagggtataagtgaatccaatttctcagcattgtaggatttcagatcagcaatgtccagcttgagctcatccacacttagattttgctggtaatactgcaactgcaagagatgcagagagtccagatgagcttaaagaattgccttggtaccagcatcctgagtctcctgaagggcctgctgaattgtcatgacttgtctgaccaaagtgacaccaaactctcatggtgttgatggttttgcccatgcccatgcaggaagattaggaacagaacttgggcctgctactccccctaagttcatgctctcattcaaagaattagagtcatcatcattagaatttactccaaattctttagatggctcaccagcttgagaaggcagcctgttgacagcagctttgtctctgagaagagattctgaagtgtgtacaatgtgtagtgtctgttctgcctccacattgccctgtgcagccaataattgataggctgaaacagggtgagtaaaagtgtcagcatccaaggaaatgttatcaatgacaactttataatgttgctgaaattatctttccttatctgcatcatccactttcattaactcactagcaatggctggatccacccttatagcttctgtaccttcctttatctcaatttctctctgttcttgcatcaggggctccccctgggtcacacacaccctcacaccctcaccttcaccttctaaggtggcactcctctcactcacttttgccatgctggaagaaatagcatgcatttggtgactctcaacctctcctttttcctgggagcaacccagcctctcactcaaaagatcactcccttccctcaaacctaaaagtgattgtacagttgccatgtcctctacagttggaattgtttctgttaagtgtgtagagaccatcaacggatagggagtatccgttgaagtagaaactgatggtatcaacggataactgctgttaagcttatccgttgaagaacaaccacttgtcaacggatgagagatatccgttgaggaaggaaaagatgtagatatagaaagtgacataattgttgaatctgtgtggattgattttaagtgaggtaacacagattcttcaactacatctgaaagaattggctgatgatccaacaaattatctaaaagatgatgatcatcaggttttgagtggggctcctccctgagttttaatgtgggagaatcaggaattgatgtgaatatcatatccacatccagagagggtgttggagagtttgatgaatggtgtgtttctatattgagagaatggggctatgattccatatttgctggaatcacatcaagctgaatttgagaaggcacagatactggtggatgtatctgtgctgtgtgtgtcccttgtgtggaaactagggttttggccttcttcttccttgaaaaggctttaaatggtgaatgtgtggcttcagtgtccctccctcttttgttctgtgtccctggttggggactattttcaatagttacatccttttgggaggatgcaactagggatgtgctggactccttttaaaccaccacagtcttttgagagactgtggtttggctggtttgggtaccactcacctctcccaccttatcctggggggctttttgatgttcacccctcccctcaccactcacaccctgttcactcccttcagggtttatggtaggtgttacaactgttgtcttttgagaaacaacagaggtaggtttctttgacttgactttgaaaactttagatttggtggctttggtaggagcctgtttggacaaagacacaggttccatagccacactagaaggcaaagaaacagtggggttggaagtagtaggagttatagaaatatttacctcacttacctgtggtgcattcatgattggcaagtataccaatggcacctggctgttgaggttcattctcaaaaggtctgcaaggacccttttctcttgtgcccagtatttgagtttattattctcattgaatataaccaaaccttcagcaacatggttagccaataacataaagaatctagcatagtagatgttatgtggtctattagctttgttacctaatctggaacctaattctagcataacacagttgctaaaattaaagtacctatcagaaactagcatgtag
This region includes:
- the LOC141699745 gene encoding uncharacterized protein LOC141699745, giving the protein MLSIRARNLLLLTNTTELRTILSDDQLVDFSGSCFGYFLNLPNFRLQNQLIHHLLVRQLVQPNSDEIWIGVAGVTLKFGISEFATITGLRCFENSDKKSCVKVDNSFISSLFDGVNPIFKSSVKELFFPKKWTCNGDAVKMAKLYLLHHFLLISTTNTQIPKGDLDLLDANKFDEFPWGNELLFYECCPYLNGKYCTNSVARIPRCLNWSNDYLGNFEECSRPLHLSPSSRETEELHLHNLVVQTDVHVILNATAANISDDDFVQPVARPVNPVSSSSDKSVKKMQKQLKRLEASHKKLYSEVDQVKVIVAEQRSYFDSQILKLRALLLSKVWVDDDDCDQDSIDEDNDPFISEVNIRNEVPVDNDAGAKDTPAEKIDIPVSDNEVVRASSGRIDGSFFEKCDKVEHITNDRNEVSRDDKIADISIGVGVEGGVVNEMPPNTLNEIELEMTKFDYRFSEAKVNLGAPISYVDEVNVAGEVANDEAVDKNGSKSEQVAKNVDSIVAELSVVADKVKEDVVSVISHVPGAEVEAVTLCNILSRSELSVVEHDNVDDKILEVAREALDNAICDEGMDDLASCFNKSSHDDMKDAGVAASKVVVLRNPSFTTPLPKRQIRFPAFLRSPFLQHFGSSSKKMACNLKVENKVSIFPFDEDIGKLPELVLSAEYYEWLDTRLLANNSVSFYRKKDNEITPPFKLGGKFIGEKIWFHAIEYGNFNLSNSHVDVFMYYLRKKFKYNANSTKMMTTTDTKFQKIILSLYYDIPDCDNIDESKIRSRKDILDVINGSSLPYGTSWSYVESVLIPLWLHEHNHWVIAVLNLVTREFRVCNTFEKDSAKDFYKQTMLPFSKLLPHFLLLTDFYSRSDIDFTANMYSVKGRTDCLTSMYTRLAYSQCTEIESGMYMICIAEYLAMKMNFPKDSFDVETHRSRLGFLLYSYAIGKQVYEYDSDTEYMADVNEDAEDYVQNVKPKKRKALGKKKVDKREKKTKETKDYIDIL